One genomic region from Haloterrigena gelatinilytica encodes:
- a CDS encoding outer membrane protein assembly factor BamB family protein — MGASETDDLPNPELDPNPEMADEDWASYRGDAGHARFIPDGYEFDGDLEAAWTVDHDGSVAVADDTVYTTTADGVVALDAADGSLVWENTDVDAGDPAVAGEMVYLNGGDIVAIDREDGSVRWESDLDPGERTSSHTVAYDGVFVVVDGTLYALEADDGSVRWQRDTAVVESRNGDEQESEFTPGPAAMNGVVYAETQYGVLAFDPATGETIWQTWHWTGGDALYATETAVLADLPGEELPFYDAQTGSGLGLVGPYSTGTLGNESVLSAGDYGYGSTSIHGDEYDWELDVTYTYGQAVISGETVYVYFWADAHNYGDRDYDQKLVALDKRDGSEKWTLSKDDAPVGHIRAISGETIYVDHDGELVALREETDADEDGADEDGANGDDEQDDGTEDGDADESDDSDSDDDGRGDADDDGSSGDENTSDNESSNDGGADDESSTDDSADDGSRNESGSSDDGNAGSDDDGSLEDDGDAGSDGENTGTADETENETTDGGDGDDGEDGDDGADDGVPGFTTGTGLVSGALGLEWLRRRVDADEPAE, encoded by the coding sequence GTGGGAGCGTCCGAAACCGACGACCTCCCGAACCCGGAGTTGGATCCGAATCCCGAGATGGCGGACGAAGACTGGGCGTCCTACCGCGGTGACGCCGGTCATGCGAGGTTCATCCCAGACGGCTACGAGTTCGACGGCGACCTCGAGGCCGCTTGGACCGTCGACCACGACGGCTCCGTCGCGGTCGCCGACGACACCGTGTACACGACGACCGCGGACGGTGTCGTCGCCCTCGACGCGGCCGACGGCTCGCTCGTCTGGGAGAACACCGACGTCGACGCGGGTGACCCCGCGGTAGCCGGCGAGATGGTATACCTCAACGGCGGCGATATCGTGGCGATCGATCGAGAAGACGGTAGCGTCCGCTGGGAGAGCGACCTCGACCCCGGGGAGAGGACGAGTAGCCACACGGTGGCGTACGACGGCGTCTTCGTCGTCGTCGACGGGACGCTGTACGCCCTCGAGGCCGACGACGGATCGGTCCGATGGCAGAGAGACACGGCTGTCGTCGAGTCAAGAAATGGTGACGAACAGGAGTCCGAATTCACCCCCGGACCCGCCGCGATGAACGGCGTCGTGTACGCCGAAACGCAGTACGGCGTTCTCGCGTTCGATCCCGCGACCGGAGAGACCATCTGGCAGACATGGCACTGGACAGGAGGAGATGCCCTCTACGCGACTGAGACGGCGGTTCTCGCCGATCTTCCGGGGGAGGAACTCCCCTTCTACGATGCACAAACCGGCAGTGGGTTGGGTCTGGTCGGGCCGTATTCCACAGGGACGCTCGGCAATGAATCCGTGCTTTCAGCAGGCGATTACGGCTACGGCAGTACTTCGATCCACGGCGACGAGTACGACTGGGAGCTCGACGTTACGTACACCTACGGACAGGCCGTTATCAGCGGCGAGACCGTCTACGTCTACTTTTGGGCGGACGCGCACAATTACGGAGACCGGGATTACGATCAGAAACTCGTCGCGCTCGACAAACGCGACGGGAGCGAGAAGTGGACGCTCTCGAAAGACGACGCACCGGTCGGACACATTCGCGCGATCAGCGGCGAGACGATCTACGTCGATCACGACGGCGAACTCGTCGCGCTCCGCGAAGAAACGGACGCCGACGAGGATGGGGCCGATGAAGACGGTGCGAACGGAGACGACGAACAGGACGACGGTACCGAGGACGGAGACGCGGACGAGAGCGACGACTCCGACAGCGATGATGACGGCCGTGGAGACGCTGACGACGACGGGAGCAGTGGCGATGAAAACACCAGTGACAACGAGAGCAGCAACGATGGGGGTGCTGACGACGAGAGCAGTACCGACGACAGCGCTGACGATGGGAGTCGTAACGAAAGCGGAAGCAGTGACGACGGAAACGCCGGCAGCGACGACGACGGCTCTCTCGAGGACGACGGTGACGCGGGCAGCGACGGCGAGAACACCGGTACCGCGGACGAGACGGAAAACGAGACGACCGACGGCGGGGACGGCGACGACGGCGAGGACGGCGACGACGGCGCTGACGACGGTGTTCCGGGCTTCACGACCGGAACGGGGCTCGTCAGCGGCGCGCTCGGTCTCGAGTGGCTGCGCCGACGGGTCGACGCGGACGAACCGGCAGAGTGA
- a CDS encoding acetoacetate decarboxylase family protein, with amino-acid sequence MHPGTAGRTRVALSTGHEIDLPLELEFAMGGVTVPARRDRLEALLPDGLSALAVAPGLSCVTFVGIRYHRVGGRFDDTEGDGALEPYDEFAVIVPAVRNGRTDAPIAQLAGGEVGGYVHWLPVTTDASVALGREIWGYPKERADIEIDDGSQRFQCVVAEDSDDGRGRERVRLAVAPPRTRVGTDHRERTLWSYTTKDGDLLRTRAEIWGEIALGTPIGATLEVDPELRAELGCRPRPIARLSGSRVRARLHPGEPVGDV; translated from the coding sequence ATGCACCCCGGAACTGCCGGCCGAACTCGAGTCGCGCTCTCGACCGGCCACGAGATCGATCTCCCGCTCGAGCTCGAGTTCGCGATGGGCGGCGTGACCGTGCCGGCCCGACGCGACCGACTCGAGGCGCTCCTGCCGGACGGCCTCTCCGCGCTCGCGGTCGCACCCGGACTCAGTTGCGTGACGTTCGTCGGAATCCGGTATCACCGCGTCGGCGGTCGGTTCGACGATACCGAGGGCGACGGCGCGCTCGAGCCCTACGACGAGTTCGCGGTCATCGTCCCCGCGGTCCGGAACGGGCGGACCGACGCCCCGATCGCACAACTGGCCGGCGGCGAGGTCGGCGGTTACGTCCACTGGCTGCCGGTCACGACCGATGCTTCGGTCGCGCTCGGCCGCGAGATCTGGGGGTATCCGAAGGAGCGAGCCGACATCGAAATCGACGACGGGTCCCAGCGGTTCCAGTGCGTCGTCGCCGAGGATTCCGACGACGGTCGAGGGCGGGAACGGGTTCGACTCGCGGTCGCTCCGCCCCGCACTCGAGTCGGCACTGATCACCGCGAGCGGACGCTGTGGAGCTACACGACCAAGGACGGCGACCTCCTGCGGACGCGGGCCGAGATCTGGGGCGAAATCGCGCTCGGAACCCCGATCGGCGCGACGCTCGAGGTCGATCCCGAACTGCGCGCGGAACTGGGCTGTCGGCCTCGACCGATCGCGCGACTGTCCGGGTCTCGAGTGCGTGCACGGCTGCATCCGGGCGAACCGGTCGGCGACGTGTGA
- the pdxS gene encoding pyridoxal 5'-phosphate synthase lyase subunit PdxS gives MTDETETDLDELRRGTDLVKRGFAQMQKGGVIMDVVNKEQARIAEDAGAVAVMALEAVPADIRKRGGVARMADPADVEEIVNEVSIPVMGKSRIGHTKEAQILEAVGVDMIDESEVLTPADDAYHIDKRDFTAPFVCGARDLGEALRRIDEGAAMIRTKGEAGTGDVNQAVHHQRTIKGAIRELEGMKHEEREAYAREIEAPAELVHETAEMGRLPVVNFAAGGIATPADAALMMHHECDGIFVGSGIFGAENPPAMAEAIVEATNNWDDPERLAEISKNLGKGMKGDANADLPEEEKLQGRGV, from the coding sequence ATGACTGACGAAACCGAGACCGATCTCGACGAACTCCGACGCGGGACCGACCTCGTCAAGCGCGGCTTCGCTCAGATGCAGAAGGGCGGCGTCATCATGGACGTCGTCAACAAAGAGCAGGCTCGCATCGCCGAGGACGCCGGCGCGGTCGCCGTGATGGCGCTGGAAGCGGTCCCGGCGGACATCCGCAAACGCGGCGGCGTCGCCCGGATGGCCGACCCCGCCGACGTCGAGGAGATCGTGAACGAAGTGTCGATCCCGGTGATGGGCAAATCGCGGATCGGCCACACGAAGGAGGCCCAGATCTTAGAGGCCGTCGGCGTCGACATGATCGACGAGTCCGAGGTGCTCACGCCCGCCGACGACGCCTACCACATCGACAAGCGCGACTTCACCGCACCGTTCGTCTGCGGCGCCCGCGACTTAGGCGAGGCGCTGCGCCGGATCGACGAGGGCGCGGCGATGATCCGCACCAAGGGCGAGGCCGGCACCGGCGACGTCAACCAGGCCGTCCACCACCAGCGGACGATCAAGGGCGCGATCCGCGAACTCGAGGGCATGAAACACGAGGAGCGCGAGGCCTACGCCCGCGAGATCGAGGCGCCCGCGGAACTGGTCCACGAGACCGCCGAGATGGGCCGGCTGCCGGTCGTCAACTTCGCGGCGGGCGGCATCGCGACGCCGGCCGACGCCGCGCTCATGATGCACCACGAGTGCGACGGCATCTTCGTCGGCAGCGGCATCTTCGGCGCCGAGAACCCGCCCGCGATGGCCGAAGCGATCGTCGAGGCGACGAACAACTGGGACGACCCCGAGCGACTCGCCGAAATCTCGAAGAACCTCGGCAAGGGGATGAAAGGCGACGCGAACGCCGATCTCCCCGAAGAGGAGAAGCTGCAGGGTCGCGGCGTCTAA
- a CDS encoding homoserine kinase, protein MLTVRAPATSANLGSGFDVFGVALGTPADVVRVERAPETRITVTGAGSQYIPEDPAQNTVGAVADALDAPAHIKIDKGIRPASGLGSSAASAAAAAVALNALYDRGLSRAELVPVAAEGEALVSGEAHADNVAPSLLGGFTVVTDDGVTQLDASIPVVACLPEMSVSTRDAREVVPDSAALEDVVDTVGNAATLTVGMTRDDPDLVGRGMEDAIVTPERTALIDGYDRVRDAALEAGATGVTVSGAGPGILAACHRPDQGAIAAAMIDAFDALGIESRAYQTRIGEGATLYRD, encoded by the coding sequence ATGCTCACCGTGCGGGCACCCGCGACGAGTGCGAACCTCGGGAGTGGCTTCGACGTCTTCGGTGTCGCCCTCGGCACGCCCGCCGACGTGGTCCGAGTCGAACGCGCGCCGGAAACGCGGATCACCGTGACCGGCGCCGGCAGCCAGTACATTCCGGAGGATCCGGCCCAGAACACCGTCGGAGCGGTCGCCGACGCCCTCGACGCGCCGGCCCACATCAAGATCGACAAGGGCATCCGTCCCGCCTCGGGGCTCGGCTCCTCGGCGGCCAGCGCGGCCGCCGCGGCCGTCGCCCTCAACGCGCTCTACGACCGCGGACTCTCCCGGGCGGAGCTCGTCCCCGTCGCCGCCGAGGGCGAGGCGCTCGTCTCCGGCGAAGCCCACGCCGACAACGTCGCCCCCTCGCTGCTAGGTGGCTTCACCGTCGTCACCGACGACGGCGTCACGCAACTCGACGCCTCGATCCCCGTCGTCGCCTGCCTCCCGGAAATGTCCGTTTCCACGCGCGACGCGCGCGAGGTCGTCCCCGATTCGGCCGCCCTCGAGGACGTCGTCGACACCGTCGGCAACGCCGCGACGCTGACCGTCGGGATGACCCGGGACGATCCCGACCTCGTCGGCCGCGGGATGGAAGACGCCATCGTCACCCCCGAACGCACCGCCCTGATCGACGGCTACGACCGCGTTCGAGACGCCGCCCTCGAGGCTGGCGCGACGGGCGTCACCGTCAGCGGCGCCGGGCCGGGCATCCTCGCGGCCTGTCACCGCCCCGACCAGGGCGCGATCGCGGCGGCGATGATCGACGCCTTCGACGCCCTCGGCATCGAGAGTCGCGCCTACCAGACCCGCATCGGCGAGGGCGCGACGCTGTATCGGGACTGA
- a CDS encoding FAD-dependent oxidoreductase: MIGVVGGSLSGLAAAYRLRQRGYDVRVFEPGDELGGIAATTSSSPSQYPSSSSETPAAPLERVPVSFTRPGDETALELLAELGLSDRLEWGPIRTAMYVDGTVHPVDAPWEFLAYPPLSLSDTARLATLQSGIDCRGLPRRRPRFDAYEPSEYSDVPAEAFVREHASDAVYERFYGPLLEARFGAAASDVSAAWVLEHCRGRRDRTRFGREKRGYFAESAGVLVESLVDAVGRERITTNARVSELGTTDGAVESITVDRDGASECHAVDAIVLATVPEGFESSLGSPSVTFRTRTCLRVSTTAETALTDAYRVTMVDDAPFGELVAPTLLRSPDAPGGHRYQYYLLDGGEAVADGRSSAAVERRWLEALATRFSAFDRNDLVAVDSTRIRQPVPDGVHSSVDGTSPHARTVDTLDGLYDATVVRQPQFPQRRAGGALEAGLRCARAVSEPNRRVSVRQPADH, from the coding sequence ATGATCGGCGTCGTCGGCGGATCGCTGTCCGGACTCGCGGCCGCCTATCGCCTCCGCCAGCGCGGCTACGACGTTCGCGTCTTCGAACCGGGCGACGAACTGGGCGGCATCGCGGCCACGACTTCGTCTTCACCATCCCAGTATCCGTCTTCGTCGTCCGAAACCCCCGCTGCGCCGCTCGAGCGCGTCCCCGTCTCGTTTACCCGTCCCGGGGACGAGACCGCCCTCGAGTTGCTCGCGGAACTCGGCCTGTCCGATCGCCTCGAGTGGGGCCCGATCCGGACGGCGATGTACGTCGACGGCACCGTCCACCCCGTCGACGCGCCCTGGGAGTTTCTGGCCTACCCGCCGCTGTCGCTGTCGGATACCGCGCGTCTCGCCACCCTCCAGAGCGGGATCGATTGTCGCGGCCTCCCTCGTCGACGGCCGCGATTCGACGCCTACGAACCGTCGGAGTACAGCGACGTCCCTGCCGAGGCGTTCGTTCGCGAGCACGCGAGCGACGCCGTCTACGAGCGGTTCTACGGACCGCTGCTCGAGGCTCGATTCGGGGCGGCGGCGTCGGACGTCAGCGCCGCGTGGGTGCTCGAGCACTGCCGCGGGCGGCGGGATCGGACCCGGTTCGGCCGGGAGAAGCGGGGCTATTTCGCCGAGAGCGCGGGCGTCCTCGTCGAGTCGTTGGTCGACGCCGTCGGTCGCGAGCGGATCACGACGAACGCGCGCGTGAGCGAACTCGGGACGACGGACGGCGCCGTCGAGTCGATCACCGTCGATCGGGACGGCGCGAGCGAGTGCCACGCCGTCGACGCAATCGTGCTGGCGACCGTCCCCGAGGGCTTCGAGTCGTCGCTCGGCTCTCCGTCGGTGACGTTCCGTACACGGACCTGTCTGCGCGTCTCGACGACCGCCGAGACGGCGCTGACCGACGCCTATCGCGTGACGATGGTCGACGATGCCCCGTTCGGCGAACTCGTCGCGCCGACGCTGCTGCGCTCGCCCGACGCGCCCGGCGGGCACCGGTACCAGTACTACCTGCTCGACGGCGGCGAAGCGGTCGCCGACGGTCGATCGAGCGCGGCGGTCGAGCGGCGGTGGCTCGAGGCGCTGGCGACCCGGTTCTCGGCGTTCGACCGGAACGACCTCGTCGCCGTCGACTCGACGCGGATCCGGCAGCCGGTTCCCGACGGCGTTCACTCGAGCGTCGACGGGACGTCTCCGCACGCGCGCACGGTCGACACTCTCGATGGACTCTACGACGCGACGGTCGTCCGGCAGCCGCAGTTCCCCCAGCGGCGGGCCGGCGGCGCACTCGAGGCCGGCCTGCGTTGTGCGCGGGCGGTCTCCGAACCGAATCGTCGCGTCTCGGTCCGACAGCCGGCGGACCACTGA
- a CDS encoding methyl-accepting chemotaxis protein: MDGLRRLVPTAIRRRYAVKFGIMLLILALGVGVVGMAATAGITGQVEERVQNDQTSLASQEAQNLQMWNEQNEHTVGVIARSDVVENGDPAAVQSRFLDWEEHLDADIHSISYVDTANDTVLASTDYDGEETAASEIDGIESGTYERVHENDDVPWVSDAHLVERELGDGSVVVMTYVQSVPGSDDEAIVYTADLEAYADRLNDESGVTTMLLDGDNEVMLDNVGYGEDHETLGTTYATPDGERNEIVQSARTESAGTHQIAGSSLDLGTDAYGFEDEDYVVSSARVFGTDWVVVTHEPESQAYGFVDTVGQWGGIATIAGVLMIGVIGVVLGRNTAVSIDRLTEKASKMEEGDLSVDLETERIDNIGRLYEGFDSMRVALGEQIEEAESAREDAERERERIAEINDQLERTADEYSDVMEAAADGDLTARMDAETDNEAMAEIAEDFNDMLEEIEETVADLNRFATDVATASEQVTASSEEVRSASQQVTESIQEISDGAEQQNQSLQSVNQEMSGLSTTTEEIAASSNEVADIAEQTVDTGQEGQEAAQEAVTAMDQIETEAEDAVSEIRRLEQEVQQIDELINTISEIARQTNMLALNANIEASRSAGGKDDEGFSVVAKEVKALSEDVAEAADEAEDRLEAIRERTERSADEVEGTSDQIEAASEQVTEAVEALEEIANLAQETNVGVQEISAATEEQAASTQEVVAMVDDAATISEETTTEAENVAAAAEEQTTALTEVTRSASDLSGQAAELSEALDRFETDISREQLEDDRDSDGDGAPTAATSTSEFDAAVDADGDESPSDEQTQESERDQRGQGITLSTDESETFESPETTGEQATERDAAQPTESVETEPAEAESADDVEPAAEAADVEPAPAPDADALEAESGEQASITDSGSTTESGIDSEPTPAPAPDDLEESDRSNQERTADDEPTAGDELGAEEILGIDDSTAAGEPAADADPTDDSEDAAADATDPLADDADSAVAIEPVEDGESDATGDEDAESDAAETAATDETGTADTDDTDTDENDDVFTFGNTDE, from the coding sequence ATGGACGGCCTTCGACGATTGGTACCAACAGCTATTCGCCGCAGATACGCGGTCAAGTTCGGGATCATGTTATTAATACTCGCTCTGGGGGTGGGAGTGGTCGGGATGGCCGCAACCGCCGGGATTACTGGACAGGTCGAAGAGCGGGTCCAGAACGACCAGACGTCCCTCGCAAGCCAAGAGGCACAGAACCTCCAGATGTGGAACGAGCAGAACGAACACACGGTCGGGGTCATCGCCCGCTCCGACGTCGTCGAGAACGGCGACCCGGCTGCTGTCCAGAGCCGGTTCCTCGACTGGGAGGAGCATCTCGACGCGGATATCCACTCGATCAGTTACGTCGACACCGCCAACGACACGGTCCTCGCGAGTACGGATTACGACGGCGAGGAAACGGCGGCCAGCGAGATCGACGGCATCGAATCCGGAACCTACGAACGGGTCCACGAGAACGACGACGTCCCGTGGGTCTCCGACGCCCACCTCGTCGAACGGGAGCTGGGCGACGGCTCCGTCGTCGTCATGACCTACGTCCAGTCCGTCCCGGGCTCGGACGACGAAGCGATCGTCTACACGGCGGACCTCGAGGCGTACGCGGATCGCCTGAACGACGAGTCCGGCGTCACGACGATGCTTCTCGACGGCGACAACGAGGTGATGCTCGATAACGTGGGCTACGGCGAGGACCACGAGACGCTCGGCACCACCTACGCCACGCCCGACGGCGAGCGAAACGAGATCGTCCAGTCGGCCCGCACCGAAAGCGCCGGCACCCACCAGATCGCGGGCTCCTCGCTGGACCTCGGAACCGACGCCTACGGCTTCGAGGACGAGGATTACGTCGTCAGTTCCGCCCGCGTCTTCGGTACCGACTGGGTCGTCGTCACTCACGAACCGGAGAGTCAGGCCTACGGGTTCGTCGACACGGTCGGCCAGTGGGGCGGCATCGCGACGATCGCGGGCGTGCTCATGATCGGCGTGATCGGCGTCGTCCTCGGTCGGAACACCGCCGTTTCGATCGACCGTCTCACCGAGAAGGCCAGCAAGATGGAAGAGGGCGACCTCAGCGTCGACCTCGAGACCGAACGCATCGACAACATCGGCCGGCTCTACGAGGGCTTCGACTCGATGCGCGTCGCCTTGGGCGAACAGATCGAAGAGGCCGAATCCGCACGCGAGGACGCCGAACGCGAGCGCGAACGCATCGCGGAGATCAACGACCAACTCGAGCGGACGGCCGACGAGTACAGCGACGTGATGGAGGCGGCCGCCGACGGCGACCTGACCGCCCGGATGGACGCCGAGACGGACAACGAGGCGATGGCGGAGATCGCCGAGGACTTCAACGACATGCTCGAGGAGATCGAGGAAACCGTCGCCGATCTCAACCGGTTCGCGACCGACGTCGCGACCGCCTCCGAGCAGGTGACCGCCTCCAGCGAGGAGGTTCGCTCCGCCTCCCAGCAGGTCACGGAGTCGATCCAGGAGATTTCCGACGGCGCCGAGCAGCAGAACCAGTCGCTGCAGTCGGTCAACCAGGAGATGAGCGGGCTCTCGACGACCACCGAGGAGATCGCCGCCTCCTCGAACGAGGTCGCGGACATCGCCGAACAGACCGTCGACACCGGTCAGGAAGGACAGGAGGCCGCCCAGGAAGCGGTCACCGCGATGGACCAGATCGAGACCGAGGCGGAGGACGCCGTCAGCGAGATCCGCCGCCTCGAGCAGGAGGTCCAGCAGATCGACGAACTGATCAACACCATTTCCGAGATCGCCCGCCAGACGAACATGCTGGCGCTGAACGCCAACATCGAGGCGTCCCGCTCGGCCGGCGGGAAGGACGACGAAGGGTTCTCCGTCGTCGCCAAGGAGGTCAAGGCGCTCTCCGAGGACGTCGCCGAGGCGGCCGACGAGGCCGAGGACCGCCTCGAGGCGATCCGCGAACGCACCGAGCGGTCCGCGGACGAGGTCGAGGGTACCAGCGACCAGATCGAGGCCGCCAGCGAGCAGGTCACCGAGGCCGTCGAAGCCCTAGAAGAGATCGCCAATCTCGCCCAGGAGACCAACGTGGGCGTCCAGGAGATCTCCGCCGCGACCGAAGAGCAGGCCGCCTCGACGCAGGAAGTCGTCGCGATGGTCGACGACGCCGCGACGATCTCCGAGGAGACGACCACCGAGGCCGAGAACGTCGCCGCCGCCGCCGAAGAGCAGACCACGGCCCTGACCGAAGTGACCCGGTCCGCCTCCGACCTCTCCGGCCAGGCCGCGGAGCTCTCCGAAGCGCTCGACCGCTTCGAGACCGACATCAGCCGCGAGCAGCTCGAGGACGACCGCGATTCGGACGGCGACGGCGCTCCGACCGCCGCGACGAGTACGTCCGAGTTCGACGCCGCGGTCGACGCGGACGGAGACGAGTCACCGTCCGACGAGCAGACGCAGGAGTCCGAGCGCGACCAGCGAGGACAGGGGATCACCCTCTCGACCGACGAAAGCGAGACGTTCGAGTCGCCCGAGACGACCGGCGAGCAGGCGACCGAACGCGACGCGGCACAGCCGACCGAGTCGGTCGAGACCGAGCCGGCGGAGGCCGAGTCCGCAGACGACGTCGAGCCGGCCGCTGAGGCGGCCGATGTCGAACCCGCGCCGGCTCCGGACGCCGACGCGCTCGAGGCCGAATCGGGCGAGCAGGCGTCGATCACGGACAGCGGATCGACGACCGAGAGCGGGATCGACTCTGAGCCGACGCCGGCCCCTGCTCCGGACGATCTCGAGGAGTCTGACCGGTCGAACCAAGAGCGGACGGCCGACGATGAGCCGACCGCCGGCGACGAACTCGGTGCCGAGGAGATCCTCGGGATCGACGACAGCACGGCCGCCGGCGAACCGGCAGCCGACGCCGACCCGACCGACGACTCCGAGGACGCCGCGGCGGACGCGACGGATCCCCTCGCGGACGACGCGGACTCGGCGGTGGCGATCGAGCCGGTCGAAGACGGCGAGTCCGACGCGACCGGCGACGAAGACGCCGAGTCGGATGCCGCTGAGACGGCTGCGACCGACGAGACGGGGACGGCCGATACCGACGACACCGACACCGACGAGAACGACGACGTGTTCACGTTCGGCAACACGGACGAGTAG
- a CDS encoding ABC transporter substrate-binding protein, with amino-acid sequence MTDSNRPQLRMGTAGSRRISSNRRRFLKATAGVGAGVSLTGCLGQYQVLGGNSDEETVKIGVLAPNPNSNRMGRSMVQAAELAVTHLNEEGGILGREVELVVGNTKESPLEARRQYQRLILEEGVDATTGVFSSEALLSIIDDVAEQETLHLTSAAATSEVSRMVRDDYERYKYHFRIGPNNDIDLGRIQMDFLTEMYEDLGWNSIALLAEDYDWTEKPWEVYQDRLADTDIDVVYEERYPAASNDFTEQYNQAEEADADAVFITTAHTGTPALMDWKLPAKRSFGFGGVHVPMQLPAYYDLVGGQCRYAVTQTSSTAKTSITENTQEFVTAYQDEYGGQNPIYTGYHTYDGVRAIAYAAEESNSLDSDDMVGALENASHPGYAATVEFYDNDSETPHDLVYNYGETVYFQWQENEDGEGVQEAIWPPDKKTGDYVTPPWLETEA; translated from the coding sequence ATGACCGATTCGAATCGGCCGCAACTGCGGATGGGAACGGCGGGGAGCCGACGCATATCCTCGAACAGGCGACGATTTCTCAAGGCGACTGCCGGCGTGGGTGCCGGCGTCTCTCTTACCGGCTGTCTCGGCCAGTATCAGGTACTCGGCGGCAACAGCGACGAAGAGACGGTCAAGATCGGCGTGCTGGCGCCGAATCCGAACAGCAACCGGATGGGGCGTTCGATGGTCCAGGCCGCGGAACTGGCGGTCACGCACCTCAACGAAGAGGGTGGGATCCTCGGCCGCGAGGTCGAACTGGTCGTCGGAAACACGAAGGAGAGCCCGCTCGAGGCCAGGCGCCAGTACCAGCGACTGATCCTCGAGGAGGGCGTCGACGCGACGACCGGCGTCTTCTCGAGCGAGGCGCTGTTGAGCATCATCGACGACGTCGCCGAACAGGAGACGCTCCACCTCACGAGCGCGGCGGCGACGAGCGAAGTGAGTCGGATGGTCCGCGACGACTACGAGCGGTACAAGTACCACTTCCGGATCGGCCCGAACAACGACATCGACCTCGGGCGGATCCAGATGGACTTCCTGACCGAGATGTACGAGGACCTCGGCTGGAACTCGATCGCGCTGCTGGCCGAGGACTACGACTGGACCGAGAAACCGTGGGAGGTCTACCAGGACCGACTCGCCGACACGGATATCGACGTCGTCTACGAGGAGCGGTATCCGGCGGCGAGCAATGACTTCACGGAACAGTACAACCAGGCCGAAGAGGCGGACGCAGACGCGGTGTTCATCACGACCGCACACACCGGAACCCCTGCGCTCATGGACTGGAAGTTACCCGCCAAGCGATCGTTCGGGTTCGGCGGCGTCCACGTCCCCATGCAGCTGCCGGCGTACTACGACCTGGTCGGCGGGCAGTGCCGGTACGCCGTCACGCAGACCAGTTCGACGGCGAAGACGTCGATTACCGAAAACACGCAGGAGTTCGTGACCGCTTATCAGGACGAGTACGGCGGGCAGAACCCGATCTACACGGGGTACCACACGTACGACGGCGTCCGAGCCATCGCCTACGCCGCCGAGGAATCGAACTCGCTCGACTCCGACGATATGGTCGGCGCCCTCGAGAACGCGTCCCATCCCGGCTACGCCGCGACGGTCGAGTTCTACGACAACGACTCCGAGACGCCCCACGACCTCGTCTACAACTACGGCGAGACGGTCTACTTCCAGTGGCAGGAAAACGAGGACGGCGAGGGCGTCCAGGAGGCCATCTGGCCGCCGGATAAGAAGACCGGGGACTACGTTACGCCGCCGTGGCTCGAGACCGAGGCCTAA